One genomic window of Desulfovibrio sp. Huiquan2017 includes the following:
- a CDS encoding type I secretion system permease/ATPase produces the protein MQQPIRVETDERLTPKDIDFQPPLVICLSIISRLLGKPVSSATLKAGIPQQEGVITAASIVRSAERIGITAKTVYREKLRGITKLVMPCILLLRGGNACVLLDTSGNAARVLVPGHGMDETEIPLAKLEEEYTGYAIFCHRKSKLDKRASELKLLKTKRWFWGVIGKFWPIYKHVIGASIMTNIIIVASPLFVMNVYDRVIPNNATDTLWALAIGIGIAYLFDFLLKNLRSYFVDVAGRNADVLLGSKIMNHLMSARLDYMPESAGAVANNIREFESLREFFGSSSLVALIDLPFLIVFICVIYFIGGPIAYPIFVAVPLVILVGVFMQIPFQRIIENHYKESTQKYALLFEIVQGLETIKTSMAEGRIQARWENVVGLSAHSNSHAKTMANVSISFSVFITQMVSVAVIITGVYLISKGELTVGGLIACNILSGRSMAPLSAVAGLLSRFQQSRMALNALDMLMEMPSERPEDKEAFHYGVIEPSVTLTDVSFSYPGTDKAVLHDINLKLKPGEKVGIVGRTGAGKTTLGKLCVGLYQPVQGSVQVGDIDLRQMDVADLRRKVGYISQDSLLFYGTLKDNIAFGLPEADDQSINAAAEISGVNDFVRDHPAGFGMMVGERGTSLSGGQRQAVTIARAILPDPEVLIMDEPSSNMDNQSEYRLKERLRKYIEDKTLIVITHRHSMLDLVDRLVIMDRGRIVVDGPKKAVLDGLRTGQIKVSL, from the coding sequence ATGCAACAGCCGATCCGGGTGGAGACCGACGAACGGCTGACCCCCAAGGATATTGATTTTCAACCTCCGCTGGTCATCTGTCTGTCCATCATCAGCCGCCTGCTCGGCAAGCCGGTTTCCTCGGCCACGCTCAAGGCTGGCATCCCCCAACAGGAGGGAGTCATTACCGCCGCCTCCATCGTGCGTTCGGCCGAGCGCATCGGCATCACCGCCAAGACCGTGTACCGCGAGAAACTGCGGGGCATCACCAAGCTGGTCATGCCGTGCATCCTGCTGTTGCGCGGCGGCAACGCCTGCGTGCTCCTGGACACCTCGGGCAACGCGGCCCGGGTTCTCGTGCCGGGCCACGGCATGGATGAGACCGAGATACCTCTGGCCAAGCTCGAAGAGGAATACACCGGGTACGCCATCTTCTGCCACCGCAAATCCAAGCTGGACAAGCGGGCCAGTGAGCTCAAGCTGCTCAAGACCAAGCGCTGGTTCTGGGGCGTCATCGGCAAATTCTGGCCCATCTACAAGCACGTCATCGGCGCCTCGATCATGACCAACATCATCATCGTGGCCTCGCCGCTCTTCGTCATGAACGTGTACGACCGGGTCATCCCCAACAACGCCACCGATACCCTCTGGGCCTTGGCCATCGGCATTGGCATCGCCTATCTGTTCGACTTTCTGCTCAAGAACCTGCGTTCCTATTTCGTGGACGTGGCCGGACGCAACGCGGACGTGCTCCTCGGCTCCAAGATCATGAACCACCTCATGTCCGCCCGGCTCGACTATATGCCGGAATCGGCGGGCGCGGTGGCCAACAACATCCGCGAGTTCGAGTCCCTGCGCGAGTTCTTCGGCTCCTCCTCGCTGGTGGCCCTCATCGACCTGCCGTTCCTGATCGTGTTCATCTGTGTCATCTACTTCATCGGCGGGCCCATAGCCTATCCGATCTTCGTGGCCGTGCCCCTGGTCATCCTGGTGGGCGTGTTCATGCAGATTCCCTTTCAGCGGATCATCGAGAACCATTACAAGGAATCCACCCAGAAATACGCGCTCCTGTTCGAGATCGTCCAGGGGCTCGAAACCATCAAGACGTCCATGGCCGAGGGCCGCATTCAGGCGCGCTGGGAAAACGTGGTCGGCCTGTCCGCCCACTCCAACAGCCACGCCAAGACCATGGCCAACGTGTCCATCTCCTTCTCGGTCTTCATCACCCAGATGGTTTCCGTGGCCGTGATCATCACCGGCGTGTACCTCATCTCCAAGGGCGAGTTGACCGTGGGTGGGCTCATCGCCTGCAACATCCTGTCCGGCCGGTCCATGGCTCCGCTGTCCGCGGTGGCCGGGCTGCTCTCGCGCTTCCAGCAATCGCGTATGGCCCTGAACGCCCTGGACATGCTCATGGAAATGCCGTCCGAGCGGCCCGAAGACAAGGAAGCCTTCCACTACGGCGTTATCGAGCCGTCCGTGACCCTGACCGATGTGTCCTTCAGCTATCCGGGCACGGACAAGGCCGTGCTCCACGACATCAACCTTAAGCTCAAGCCGGGCGAGAAAGTCGGCATCGTGGGCCGTACCGGCGCGGGCAAGACCACGCTGGGCAAGCTCTGCGTGGGCCTCTACCAGCCGGTGCAGGGCTCGGTCCAGGTGGGCGACATCGACCTGCGCCAGATGGATGTGGCGGACCTGCGCCGCAAGGTGGGCTACATCTCCCAGGACAGTCTGCTTTTCTACGGCACCCTGAAGGACAATATAGCCTTCGGCTTGCCCGAGGCGGATGACCAGTCCATCAACGCGGCCGCCGAGATTTCCGGGGTCAACGACTTCGTTCGCGACCACCCGGCGGGCTTCGGCATGATGGTCGGCGAACGGGGTACCTCCCTGTCCGGCGGCCAGCGACAAGCCGTGACCATCGCCCGCGCCATCCTGCCCGATCCGGAAGTCCTGATCATGGACGAGCCGTCGAGCAACATGGACAACCAGTCGGAATACCGCCTCAAGGAGCGGCTGCGCAAATACATCGAGGACAAGACGCTCATCGTCATCACCCACCGCCATTCCATGCTTGATCTCGTGGACCGGCTGGTGATCATGGACCGGGGCAGAATCGTCGTGGACGGCCCCAAGAAGGCCGTGCTCGACGGACTCCGGACCGGTCAAATCAAGGTTTCCCTGTGA